A stretch of the Diadema setosum chromosome 16, eeDiaSeto1, whole genome shotgun sequence genome encodes the following:
- the LOC140239523 gene encoding uncharacterized protein: MNPNKKVFTSRLLTRRVALLFLLCDINIFLIEASDGNPCNRHCHYVSWARNADCSRRRLMSVPQECSAAKVLNLNQNNITAVQPWTFSTFSHLKYLQILENHVTTISSNSFAGAYRLKCINFLWNELQVIPAHALNDTSSLKWVYLSHNRIRSIATGVFHESPTIEMLHLDFNKLHHLDQDVFKGLVNLRRLLLDNNLIEDLPEGIFKDLRKLDFVDLSYNRLQVLRRGVFTGLSSVRTIDLSGNRLTSVMPGTFSSINLVRLNISHNHLSTFSLSEVELEGVEEIGAVGNPWLCDCSLDPFRQALAEKLGEMASTVLCSEPPTMAQRPIVSVATLCTTPAPPTDPLRAESTNQIDAKPRSGNDEPDIKQARDVSITSPGFIALIVIMSITTVILFLFCAVYAPPVLRNYFGCKSSTGWKEKEIEAAEKKPPVQV, from the exons ATGAATCCCAATAAGAAAGTCTTCACATCTCGCCTCCTTACTCGGCGCGTAGCCCTCTTATTTCTGCTGTGCGACATTAACATCTTTCTGATCGAGGCCTCTGACGGAAACCCCTGCAACCGGCACTGCCACTACGTCTCATGGGCCAGAAACGCGGACTGCTCTCGCAGACGCTTGATGAGCGTCCCGCAAGAGTGCTCCGCAGCGAAGGTGCTCAACCTTAACCAGAATAACATCACTGCCGTGCAACCATGGACGTTCAGCACCTTCTCGCACTTGAAGTACCTACAGATACTGGAGAACCACGTGACAACG ATTTCTAGCAATTCTTTTGCCGGGGCTTATCGGTTGAAGTGCATCAACTTTCTCTGGAACGAGCTGCAAGTCATCCCGGCTCACGCCCTGAATGACACCTCCAGTCTGAAGTGGGTGTACCTGAGCCACAACCGCATCCGATCCATTGCTACTGGTGTCTTCCATGAGTCCCCCACGATCGAGATGCTTCACCTAGACTTCAACAAGCTGCACCACCTCGACCAGGATGTCTTCAAGGGCCTTGTGAACCTCCGAAGGCTACTCCTCGATAACAACCTCATAGAAGATCTCCCAGAGGGCATCTTCAAAGACCTGAGAAAACTCGACTTTGTCGATTTGTCGTACAACAGGTTGCAAGTCCTCCGCAGAGGTGTTTTCACCGGGCTCAGTAGCGTACGGACGATCGATCTATCAGGTAATAGACTCACTAGTGTCATGCCGGGCACGTTTTCCTCAATCAATCTTGTGCGCCTGAACATTTCCCACAATCACCTGTCCACCTTCTCATTGTCCGAAGTCGAGTTGGAGGGAGTGGAGGAGATTGGAGCTGTTGGTAACCCTTGGTTGTGTGACTGCTCCCTCGATCCCTTTCGCCAGGCCTTGGCCGAAAAGCTGGGAGAAATGGCCTCGACCGTTCTCTGCAGCGAGCCCCCAACCATGGCTCAAAGACCAATCGTTTCCGTGGCCACACTCTGTACAACCCCGGCGCCCCCAACAGACCCACTTCGCGCGGAATCTACCAATCAAATCGATGCCAAACCACGCTCTGGTAATGACGAACCCGATATCAAGCAAGCTAGGGATGTTAGTATTACCTCGCCAGGATTCATCGCTTTGATCGTAATCATGTCGATCACGACCGTGatactatttttgttttgcGCCGTTTACGCACCGCCCGTACTCCGCAATTATTTTGGTTGCAAAAGTAGCACAggatggaaagaaaaagagatagaagCAGCTGAAAAGAAGCCTCCTGTGCAGGTGTAA